In Mycolicibacterium mucogenicum DSM 44124, the following are encoded in one genomic region:
- the rbfA gene encoding 30S ribosome-binding factor RbfA, with translation MADPARAKRLAKRISTIVASAIEYEIKDPRLDGVTITDAKMTGDLHDATLYYTVIGTSLDEEPDYAGVAAALEKAKGALRTRVGAGTGVRFTPTLTFERDTVPDAALKMEELLARARAADEDVARIREGATHAGDADPYRVVGDSDSEDAGDGDRTDD, from the coding sequence GTGGCCGATCCAGCACGCGCCAAGCGATTGGCCAAGCGTATTTCGACGATCGTCGCTTCGGCGATCGAGTACGAGATCAAGGATCCACGGCTCGACGGCGTGACGATCACCGATGCCAAGATGACCGGTGATCTGCACGATGCCACGCTGTACTACACGGTGATCGGGACCAGCCTCGACGAGGAGCCGGACTACGCCGGCGTCGCGGCTGCCCTGGAGAAGGCCAAGGGCGCGTTGCGCACGAGAGTCGGTGCGGGAACCGGGGTTCGGTTCACGCCCACACTGACTTTCGAGCGCGACACCGTGCCCGATGCGGCTCTGAAGATGGAAGAGCTGCTGGCCCGGGCGCGTGCCGCCGACGAGGACGTGGCTCGCATCCGTGAGGGTGCGACGCACGCCGGTGACGCCGATCCGTACCGTGTGGTGGGGGACAGCGATTCCGAGGACGCAGGTGACGGCGATCGAACCGACGACTGA
- a CDS encoding DHH family phosphoesterase, with product MTAIEPTTEIRPHGARVDARGAADLLGAVESVSVVAHVYPDADTIGAGLALALVLSEAGKDVQVGFAAPATVPESLQTLPGGHLLVPPDQMRPDADLVVTVDIPSVNRLGSLAKLADPGRQVLVIDHHASNRLFGTANYVDPSADSTTMLVAELLDAWGKPIELPVAHCLYAGLTTDTGSFRWASARAYRLAARLLDIGVDNAAVSRALLDTHPYSWLPMLSRVLSTACLVPDAAGGKGLVYAVVSHREYAAARSEEVESIVDIVRTTSEAEVAAVLKEIEPGQWSVSLRAKTEVDVSVLASSFGGGGHRFAAGYSPTGTADDVVAALVAALS from the coding sequence GTGACGGCGATCGAACCGACGACTGAGATTCGGCCGCACGGCGCGCGGGTTGACGCGCGCGGTGCGGCTGATCTGCTCGGTGCGGTCGAGAGCGTGAGCGTGGTTGCCCACGTCTACCCCGACGCCGACACCATCGGAGCGGGCCTCGCGCTCGCATTGGTGCTCAGCGAGGCCGGTAAGGACGTGCAGGTCGGTTTTGCCGCCCCTGCGACCGTGCCGGAATCGCTGCAGACGCTGCCCGGCGGGCACCTGCTGGTGCCGCCGGACCAGATGCGTCCGGACGCCGACCTGGTGGTGACCGTCGACATCCCGAGCGTGAACCGTCTCGGGTCGCTGGCGAAGCTGGCCGATCCCGGACGGCAGGTGCTGGTGATCGATCACCACGCCTCGAACCGGTTGTTCGGTACCGCGAATTACGTTGATCCGTCGGCAGATTCGACCACCATGCTGGTCGCCGAGCTGCTAGACGCGTGGGGCAAGCCGATCGAGCTGCCGGTGGCGCATTGTTTGTACGCCGGTCTGACCACCGACACGGGCTCTTTCCGGTGGGCCAGTGCCCGGGCCTATCGGCTCGCGGCGCGGCTGCTCGACATCGGCGTCGACAACGCCGCCGTCAGCCGCGCCCTGCTCGACACGCACCCGTACTCGTGGCTGCCCATGCTGTCCCGTGTGCTGTCGACGGCGTGCCTCGTGCCCGACGCCGCCGGCGGTAAAGGCCTGGTGTATGCCGTTGTGTCGCATCGGGAATACGCGGCGGCGCGCTCGGAAGAGGTCGAGAGCATCGTGGACATCGTGCGGACCACGTCCGAGGCCGAGGTGGCTGCGGTGCTCAAAGAGATCGAACCGGGGCAGTGGTCGGTGTCCCTGCGGGCCAAGACCGAGGTCGACGTGTCGGTGCTCGCGAGTTCGTTCGGCGGCGGCGGCCACCGGTTCGCGGCCGGCTACTCACCGACCGGAACCGCCGACGACGTCGTCGCGGCCCTCGTCGCCGCGCTCTCCTAG
- a CDS encoding MATE family efflux transporter produces the protein MRVVTTEVTGRRIAGLAFPALGVLAAEPIYLLLDTAVVGRLGALPLAGLAVGGLILSLVGSQLTFLSYGTTSRSARSFGAGDRAGAVGEGVQATWLALAVGVLIVVVVQALAPFLLTAIAGSRGGIAETALPWLRVAILAVPAILISMAGNGWLRGVQDTVRPLRYVLVGVGISAVLCPVLVFGWLGLPRLGLTGSAVANLVGQWIAAALFGYALLSERVSLRLRPDVLRAQLTMGRDLVLRSLAFQVCFLSAGAVAARFGAAAVAAHQVVLQLWNFLALVLDSLAIAAQSLVGAALGAGESAHAKAVARRVTVYSAAAATVLAAVFAVGSGVLPAVFTADHAVRDQIGIPWWFMVAQLPIAGIVFALDGVLLGAGDAKFMRNATLISGLVGFLPLIWLSLAFGWGLAGIWSGLTTFLVLRLVFVGWRALSGRWA, from the coding sequence GTGCGCGTCGTGACCACCGAGGTCACCGGCCGGCGCATCGCGGGCCTCGCCTTCCCTGCGCTCGGGGTGCTCGCCGCCGAGCCCATCTACCTCCTGCTCGACACTGCGGTCGTCGGCCGACTCGGCGCACTGCCGTTGGCTGGCCTGGCGGTCGGCGGCCTGATCCTCAGCCTGGTCGGCTCGCAGCTGACGTTCCTGTCGTACGGCACGACGTCGCGGTCGGCCCGGAGCTTCGGCGCCGGTGACCGGGCCGGTGCGGTCGGGGAGGGCGTGCAGGCCACCTGGCTGGCGCTGGCTGTCGGCGTGCTCATCGTGGTGGTGGTGCAGGCGTTGGCGCCCTTTCTGCTCACGGCCATCGCCGGGTCACGGGGCGGCATCGCCGAGACCGCACTGCCGTGGCTGCGTGTCGCGATCTTGGCCGTACCCGCGATCCTGATCTCCATGGCCGGCAACGGCTGGCTGCGCGGTGTGCAGGACACCGTCCGGCCGCTGCGGTATGTGCTTGTCGGCGTGGGTATTTCAGCGGTGCTGTGTCCGGTGCTGGTCTTCGGGTGGCTCGGGCTGCCGCGGCTCGGCCTGACCGGATCGGCGGTAGCCAATCTGGTGGGGCAGTGGATCGCCGCGGCGCTGTTCGGGTATGCGCTGCTGTCCGAACGGGTTTCGCTGCGACTGCGGCCCGACGTGCTGCGCGCGCAGCTGACCATGGGCCGCGACCTGGTGCTACGGTCCCTGGCGTTCCAAGTGTGTTTCCTGTCTGCCGGCGCGGTCGCGGCCCGGTTCGGTGCGGCCGCCGTCGCCGCCCACCAGGTGGTGCTGCAGCTGTGGAATTTCCTTGCGCTCGTGCTGGATTCGCTGGCCATCGCGGCGCAGTCACTCGTCGGCGCGGCCCTCGGCGCGGGGGAGTCGGCGCATGCCAAGGCGGTGGCGCGGCGCGTGACGGTCTATTCGGCGGCCGCGGCGACGGTGCTGGCGGCGGTTTTCGCAGTGGGCTCCGGTGTGCTGCCGGCAGTGTTCACCGCGGACCATGCGGTGCGGGATCAGATCGGTATCCCGTGGTGGTTCATGGTGGCCCAATTGCCCATCGCGGGAATCGTTTTCGCGCTCGACGGGGTGCTGCTCGGCGCCGGTGACGCGAAGTTCATGCGCAACGCCACCCTGATCAGCGGGCTCGTCGGCTTCCTGCCGCTGATCTGGTTGTCGCTCGCCTTCGGGTGGGGCCTCGCCGGCATCTGGTCCGGGCTGACCACGTTCCTGGTGCTGCGGCTCGTCTTCGTCGGCTGGCGCGCGCTGTCCGGCCGCTGGGCGTGA